One Trachemys scripta elegans isolate TJP31775 chromosome 4, CAS_Tse_1.0, whole genome shotgun sequence genomic region harbors:
- the LYVE1 gene encoding lymphatic vessel endothelial hyaluronic acid receptor 1 isoform X2, with product MEDILATKRTFKDLTVQKCRIAGITLISHPKKLNFSDAESACRQLGLQLASKTQVEKAWNHGFETCSFGWVSDKWLVISRVIPNPKCGQNKTGVADWKVPLSHRYHCFCFNSSDIWIDSCIPETGTTLLSATDPEVNSSSTASSQGITEMPTATESPKPQISRKTFRIKCVTETILPTVQTILESEEEMAMPNGNQAAFTNDSVVFGGVPIALLVLALIFFVASAVLAVCYIKKYKRTRPFSNKKPQKERIEAKVIKDAKSIDNAPEKESKNNGKKAEEPQTKPEATVKCMEAEV from the exons ATGGAGGATATATTGGCTACCAAGAGGACGTTCAAAG ACCTCACCGTTCAGAAGTGCAGGATTGCAGGCATAACCCTAATTTCTCATCCAAAGAAACTGAATTTCTCAGATGCAGAAAGTGCATGTAGACAGCTGGGGTTACAGCTGGCAAGCAAAACCCAGGTTGAGAAGGCCTGGAATCATGGCTTTGAAACATGCAG CTTTGGATGGGTGTCAGATAAATGGCTTGTCATTTCTCGGGTTATCCCAAATCCAAAATGTGGTCAGAACAAAACTGGAGTAGCAGATTGGAAAGTCCCTCTCTCCCACAGATATCATTGTTTCTGCTTCAATTCTTCAG ATATTTGGATTGATTCATGCATACCAGAAACAGGTACAACCCTGTTATCTGCAACAGATCCAGAAGTAAACTCATCTTCAACAGCTTCATCTCAGGGCATCACAGAGATGCCTACTGCTACTGAGTcaccaaaaccccaaatatctCGGAAGACCTTTCGCATAAAATGTGTAACGGAAACCATTTTACCAACAGTACAGACTATTTTGGAAAGTGAAGAGGAGATGGCAATGCCTAATGGAAACCAAGCTGCCTTTACAAATGATAGTGTTGTCTTCGGAG GTGTACCCATTGCACTCCTGGTACTGGCACTCATCTTCTTTGTGGCATCGGCTGTTCTTGCAGTCTGCTATATCAAAAA GTACAAGAGAACCCGCCCATTTTCAAACAAGAAGCCCCAAAAAGAAAGGATTGAAGCCAAAGTCATCAAAGACGCTAAGTCAATTGACAATGCTCCTGAGAAGGAATCAAAGAATAATGGGAAAAAAGCAGAAGAGCCTCAAACCAAGCCAGAGGCCACAGTAAAATGTATGGAAGCAGAAGTTTGA
- the LYVE1 gene encoding lymphatic vessel endothelial hyaluronic acid receptor 1 isoform X1 has product MIMGTYSGVILVLFSIWIMKFLAQGSFNVKDLTVQKCRIAGITLISHPKKLNFSDAESACRQLGLQLASKTQVEKAWNHGFETCSFGWVSDKWLVISRVIPNPKCGQNKTGVADWKVPLSHRYHCFCFNSSDIWIDSCIPETGTTLLSATDPEVNSSSTASSQGITEMPTATESPKPQISRKTFRIKCVTETILPTVQTILESEEEMAMPNGNQAAFTNDSVVFGGVPIALLVLALIFFVASAVLAVCYIKKYKRTRPFSNKKPQKERIEAKVIKDAKSIDNAPEKESKNNGKKAEEPQTKPEATVKCMEAEV; this is encoded by the exons ATGATAATGGGAACTTATTCTGGAGTTATCCTGGTTTTGTTCTCAATCTGGATTATGAAATTCCTAGCTCAAGGCTCTTTCAATGTGAAAG ACCTCACCGTTCAGAAGTGCAGGATTGCAGGCATAACCCTAATTTCTCATCCAAAGAAACTGAATTTCTCAGATGCAGAAAGTGCATGTAGACAGCTGGGGTTACAGCTGGCAAGCAAAACCCAGGTTGAGAAGGCCTGGAATCATGGCTTTGAAACATGCAG CTTTGGATGGGTGTCAGATAAATGGCTTGTCATTTCTCGGGTTATCCCAAATCCAAAATGTGGTCAGAACAAAACTGGAGTAGCAGATTGGAAAGTCCCTCTCTCCCACAGATATCATTGTTTCTGCTTCAATTCTTCAG ATATTTGGATTGATTCATGCATACCAGAAACAGGTACAACCCTGTTATCTGCAACAGATCCAGAAGTAAACTCATCTTCAACAGCTTCATCTCAGGGCATCACAGAGATGCCTACTGCTACTGAGTcaccaaaaccccaaatatctCGGAAGACCTTTCGCATAAAATGTGTAACGGAAACCATTTTACCAACAGTACAGACTATTTTGGAAAGTGAAGAGGAGATGGCAATGCCTAATGGAAACCAAGCTGCCTTTACAAATGATAGTGTTGTCTTCGGAG GTGTACCCATTGCACTCCTGGTACTGGCACTCATCTTCTTTGTGGCATCGGCTGTTCTTGCAGTCTGCTATATCAAAAA GTACAAGAGAACCCGCCCATTTTCAAACAAGAAGCCCCAAAAAGAAAGGATTGAAGCCAAAGTCATCAAAGACGCTAAGTCAATTGACAATGCTCCTGAGAAGGAATCAAAGAATAATGGGAAAAAAGCAGAAGAGCCTCAAACCAAGCCAGAGGCCACAGTAAAATGTATGGAAGCAGAAGTTTGA